A window of Sulfurovum riftiae contains these coding sequences:
- a CDS encoding IS5 family transposase: MLDTNDPLVALVETIDWHSFDKTFVVYYSVDGRPAKSIRLMVELLLLKQIENLCDESVVLQWKRNPYYRYFCGMSEYISALPCDSTELVKFR; this comes from the coding sequence ATGCTTGATACAAATGACCCACTTGTGGCTTTGGTAGAGACGATCGACTGGCATTCTTTCGATAAAACATTTGTCGTGTATTACAGTGTTGACGGTAGACCGGCAAAGTCTATCCGTCTGATGGTCGAACTACTTCTGCTTAAACAGATAGAGAATCTCTGTGATGAGAGTGTTGTACTGCAATGGAAACGAAATCCCTACTACCGGTACTTCTGTGGTATGAGTGAATACATTTCAGCCCTTCCGTGTGACAGTACCGAACTGGTCAAGTTTCGATAG